The Dioscorea cayenensis subsp. rotundata cultivar TDr96_F1 chromosome 7, TDr96_F1_v2_PseudoChromosome.rev07_lg8_w22 25.fasta, whole genome shotgun sequence genome includes a region encoding these proteins:
- the LOC120265524 gene encoding pentatricopeptide repeat-containing protein At1g01970 → MLSPFPLFPSQFSSVTYIATSTSISPPLFIWTYSTFLSVGKHIKATSPVFFSLHSAVASLEEAAVEDEEKTDAKLKWVDIGPIITEAQKQAISQLPPKMTRRCKALMKRIICFSPKDEIMSILLASWVKTMKPIRADWLSVMKEIRRLGNPLLLEVMEFALLEDSFEANIRDYTKLIDMYAKHSMLQNAENIFQAMKERGFTCDQVTLTVLVHMYSKAGYLNKAEEVFEEIKLLGLPVDKRSFGAMVMAYVRAGMLDLAENLLRESEAQEIYVGKEVYKALLRAYAKLGNTDGAQRMFNAIQLARIVPDCWFCALLITAYCRAGQSDKAHSVLENMRTVGLDINDKCVALLLSAYEKENKLEKALSLLVDLEQDGIMVAEESSQILASWFRRLGVVKEVELVLKEFSERKSNGKRSTLPSE, encoded by the exons ATGTTATCGCCTTTTCCACTCTTCCCCTCGCAGTTCAGTTCAGTTACTTATATAGCTACTTCAACTAGCATTAGTCCTCCTCTGTTCATATGGACATATAGTACATTCCTATCAGTAGGAAAGCATATCAAAGCAACTAGCCCAGTTTTCTTTTCACTCCATTCTGCAGTAGCTTCCCTTGAGGAGGCAGCAGTAGAAGATGAGGAAAAAACTGATGCAAAACTTAAATGGGTCGATATTGGCCCTATCATTACAGAGGCACAGAAGCAGGCAATTTCTCAACTCCCTCCAAAAATGACTAGACGGTGCAAGGCTCTCATGAAGCGCATCATTTGCTTCTCCCCTAAGGATGAAATCATGTCTATTCTGCTGGCCTCATGGGTGAAGACTATGAAGCCAATACGGGCTGATTGGTTGTCAGTTATGAAAGAAATTAGGAGGTTGGGGAACCCTCTTCTCTTGGAG GTTATGGAATTTGCATTGCTGGAAGACTCATTTGAAGCAAATATTCGGGACTACACCAAACTTATCGACATGTATGCAAAGCACAGTATGTTGCAAAATGCTGAGAATATTTTTCAAGCAATGAAGGAAAGAGGTTTTACATGTGATCAGGTTACCCTGACTGTTCTAGTTCACATGTACAGCAAAGCTGGATATCTTAACAAAGCTGAAGAAGTCTTTGAAGAGATCAAATTGCTAGGCTTGCCTGTGGATAAAAGATCATTTGGTGCAATGGTAATGGCCTATGTTAGAGCTGGGATGCTAGACCTCGCAGAGAACCTCCTGAGAGAAAGTGAGGCGCAGGAGATTTATGTAGGAAAAGAAGTTTACAAGGCATTGTTGAGAGCATATGCAAAGCTTGGAAATACTGACGGAGCTCAAAGAATGTTCAATGCCATACAGCTTGCACGAATTGTTCCTGATTGTTGGTTTTGTGCTCTTCTTATAACTGCATATTGCCGAGCTGGTCAGAGTGACAAAGCTCATAGTGTGTTAGAGAATATGAGGACTGTGGGTCTTGATATAAATGACAAATGTGTTGCTTTATTATTGTCTGCTTATGAGAAGGAGAACAAGCTCGAGAAGGCTCTCTCCTTGCTGGTAGACCTGGAGCAAGATGGAATTATGGTTGCTGAAGAATCATCCCAGATTTTGGCAAGTTGGTTTCGTAGGTTGGGTGTTGTCAAGGAAGTAGAACTTGTTTTGAAGGAATTTTCTGAAAGAAAGAGCAATGGGAAAAGAAGCACATTGCCTAGTGAATGA
- the LOC120264889 gene encoding LOW QUALITY PROTEIN: 4-alpha-glucanotransferase DPE2-like (The sequence of the model RefSeq protein was modified relative to this genomic sequence to represent the inferred CDS: deleted 3 bases in 3 codons), which yields MVISGKKSLSAVTLIFKLPYYTQWGQSLLISGSEPVLGNWNVKKGLALSPIHQGDELVWCGKIAVANGFKCEYSYYLVDDNRNILRWEVGKKRKFELPEGVEVGELVEIHDLWKTASEDLFLRSAFRTVIFGAGKDLEPGVSSFVSQKNTDQQGSVLVQFTINCPILEDGTSVYVTGSTSELGQWRNQDGLKLFHVGDSIWKAECVIRKTEFPIKYKYCKNDKVRGFSLEVGPMRELAIDFTSQSPPNHLILSDGSFRELPWRGSGVAIPMFSVRSEDDLGVGEFLDLKLLVDLAVKSGFHLVQLLPVNDTSVHGMWWDSYPYSSLSVFALHPLYLRVQALSTNLPEEIKKEILSEKDRLDRKDVDYEATMAAKLSIAKKIFNQEKDKILDSSSFLQFFSENELWLKPYAAFCFLRDFFETSDHTQWGRFSVFSKEKLEKLVSKDSLHYGNICFHYYIQYHLHLQLSEAATYARKNRVVLKGDLPIGVDRNSVDTWVYPNLFRMNTSTGAPPDYFDKNGQNWGFPTYNWEEMSKDNYAWWRARLTQMSKYFSAYRIDHILGFFRIWELPDHALTGLVGKFRPSIPLSQDELEMEGLWDFNRLSRPYLRQEILQEKFGSLWTVIASTFLNEYQKLCYEFREDCNTEKKIVEKLKTSPEKPLWTEKEEKIRKDLFDLLQNIILIRDPEDARKFYPRFNLEDTSSFKDLDEHSKNVLKRLYYDYYFCRQENLWRQNALKTLPVLLNSSDMLACGEDLGLIPACVHPVMQELGLIGLRIQRMPSEPDLEFGIPSQYSYMTVCAPSCHDCSTMRAWWEEDEERRWRYYKNVIGSDEVPPSHCDPDIAHFILQQHFEAPSMWAIFPLQDLLALKGEYTTHPAAEETINDPTNPKHYWRYRVHVTVESLLSDEDLMMAIKDLVTSSGRSFPMIEGVSTSDNSKLTSKFPLNGTEVKENTTVA from the exons ATGGTGATTTCGGGGAAAAAGTCCTTGAGTGCAGTGACTTTGATCTTTAAGTTACCTTATTATACTCAGTGGGGGCAGAGCTTGCTCATTTCTGGCTCTGAGCCAGTTCTTGGTAATTGGAATGTGAAAAAGGGGCTGGCTCTGAGTCCAATTCATCAGGGTGACGAGCTTGTTTGGTGTGGAAAGATTGCTGTTGCAAATGGGTTCAAATGTGAGTATAGTTACTATTTGGTTGATGATAATAGAAACATCTTGAGATGGGAGGTTGGGAAAAAGCGGAAATTTGAACTTCCTGAA GGTGTTGAAGTGGGAGAGTTAGTGGAAATTCATGATCTTTGGAAG ACAGCTTCTGAAGATCTCTTCCTTAGAAGTGCGTTCCGAACTGTCATTTTTGGTGCTGGCAAAGATTTGGAACCAGGAGTATCTTCTTTTGTTTCTCAGAAGAATACTGATCAGCAAG GTTCTGTTCTTGTCCAATTCACCATTAACTGCCCAATATTGGAAGATGGGACATCT GTTTATGTGACAGGCAGTACATCTGAACTAGGGCAGTGGAGAAATCAAGATGGATTAAAACTGTTCCATGTGGGAGACTCTATTTGGAAAGCAGAATGTGTGATTCGAAAGACTGAGTTCCCAATAAA ATATAAATACTGTAAGAATGATAAAGTGCGAGGTTTTTCTCTGGAAGTTGGTCCCATGAGGGAGCTAGCGATTGATTTCACATCACAGAGTCCACCAAATCATCTCATCCTGTCTGATGGTTCATTTCGG GAATTGCCGTGGAGGGGTTCTGGTGTGGCTATTCCAATGTTCTCTGTTAGGTCCGAGGATGATCTTGGAGTTGGAGAGTTCCTTGATCTAAAGTTACTTGTTGACTTGGCTGTCAAGTCAGGTTTTCATCTAGTTCAGCTTTTGCCAGTCAATGATACATCGGTTCATGGGATGTGGTGGGATTCATATCCCTACAG CTCTCTCTCAGTATTTGCCTTGCATCCATTGTATTTGAGAGTGCAAGCACTTTCAACCAATCTCCCAGAAGAAATTAAG AAAGAAATTTTGAGTGAAAAAGATCGGCTTGACAGAAAG GATGTTGATTATGAGGCTACAATGGCTGCA AAATTATCAATtgcaaagaaaattttcaatcagGAGAAGGATAAAATACTTGATTCTAGTTCCTTCCTTCAATTCTTTTCGGAGAATGAG CTTTGGTTGAAACCTTATGCAGCTTTCTGTTTTCTAAGAGACTTCTTTGAAACATCAGACCACACACAATGGGGCCGCTTTTCAGTGTTCTCAAAAGAAAAG CTCGAGAAGCTTGTTTCAAAGGACAGTCTGCATTATGGAAAT ATATGTTTCCACTATTACATTCAATACCACCTACATCTACAG CTGTCAGAGGCAGCAACTTATGCAAGGAAGAACAGAGTAGTATTGAAAGGGGATTTGCCAATAGGTGTTGATCGGAATAGTGTAGATACTTGGGTATACCCTAATTTGTTTCGCATGAACACATCTACCGGAGCACCACCAGATTATTTTGATAAGAATGGACAAAATTGGGGGTTCCCAACATATAACTGGGAGGAGATGTCAAAAGATAACTATGCATGGTGGCGAGCTCGTTTAACACAG atgtcaaaatatttcagtGCTTACAGAATAGATCATATTTTGGGTTTCTTTAGAATCTGGGAACTCCCTGATCATGCTCTTACTGGTCTAGTAGGAAAATTCCGTCCTTCCATTCCCCTCAGTCAG GATGAGCTTGAGATGGAGGGTTTATGGGACTTTAATCGCTTGAGCCGTCCATATCTCCGGCAAGAAATTTTGCAG GAAAAATTTGGATCCCTTTGGACTGTTATTGCTTCCACCTTCTTGAATGAATATCAAAAACTCTGCTATGAG TTCAGGGAGGATTGCAACACAGAGAAAAAGATAGTCGAGAAACTAAAGACAAGTCCAGAAAAGCCATTATGgactgagaaagaagaaaagatccGAAAAGATCTCTTTGATCTTCTTCAG AATATTATTCTTATCAGAGATCCTGAAGATGCTAGGAAATTTTATCCTCGCTTTAACTTGGAAGATACATCAAGTTTCAAAGATTTAGACGAACACAG TAAAAATGTTCTCAAAAGATTGTACTATGACTACTATTTCTGTCGGCAAGAAAATCTTTGGCGTCAAAATGCATTGAAGACTCTTCCTGTTCTCTTGAACTCATCAGATATGTTGGCTTGCGGAGAAGATCTTGGACTCATTCCTGCTTGCGTGCATCCT GTCATGCAAGAGCTTGGGTTGATTGGCTTGCGCATTCAAAGAATGCCTAGTGAGCCTGATCTAGAGTTTGGTATTCCTTCTCAGTATAGCTATATGACG GTTTGTGCACCGTCATGTCATGATTGTTCCACCATGCGCGCATGGTGGGAGGAAGATGAGGAGAGAAGATGGCGATACTATAAGAACGTCATCGGCTCCGATGAAGTACCACCCTCTCATTGCGACCCTGATATAGCACACTTCATTCTTCAGCAGCATTTCGAAGCTCCATCAATGTGGGCAATATTTCCGTTACAG GACTTGCTCGCACTTAAAGGAGAATATACAACTCATCCAGCAGCGGAGGAGACGATCAATGACCCTACAAATCCGAAACACTATTGGCGATACC GTGTACATGTGACAGTGGAGTCCTTGTTGAGCGATGAAGATCTAATGATGGCCATTAAAGATCTTGTTACAAGTAGCGGACGGTCATTTCCGATGATCGAAGGGGTTAGCACATCCGACAACAGCAAATTAACTTCAAAATTTCCTCTCAATGGCACTGAAGTGAAAGAAAACACGACGGTTGCTTGA